From the genome of Ziziphus jujuba cultivar Dongzao chromosome 6, ASM3175591v1, one region includes:
- the LOC107430592 gene encoding dol-P-Glc:Glc(2)Man(9)GlcNAc(2)-PP-Dol alpha-1,2-glucosyltransferase isoform X3, with the protein MITTPPGLYYLSLAHVASLFPGMFYLKAVSSFPEVCSIPILRSINGILAILCSILIYEIITNLRPTLDERKATVYAVVLSMYPLHWFFTFLYYTDVASLTAVLAMYLACLRKNYWFSGLLGALAVVIRQTNIIWMLFVACSGIIDLTFACKRDKIDIGDGDASIKYLGQQASMDGAVFRSSLRKRKINTPVDTGIQPMPTKNASSKASISGLIDEIETIFLTALHIKWKLFVSFIPFFILLAAFVAFIYWNGSIVLGAKEAHGVSLHFAQIMYFGLFSALLMAPLYFSVSQALDLFHSIWRNKPLSFFQAFMAFIASFISVHFFSIAHPYLLADNRHYTFYLWRKVIKAHWSFKYLLVPLYVYSWLSIFARLGKVQRKIWVLAFFLATTAVLVPAPLIEFRYFTIPFFFLMLHSHVDDYQSWFLMGLLYIAINVFTMMMFLYRPFHWDHEPGIQRFIW; encoded by the exons ATGATTACCACTCCTCCTGGCTT GTACTATCTTTCACTTGCCCATGTTGCTTCTTTGTTTCCAGGCATGTTTTACTTAAAAGCAGTATCTTCATTCCCTGAAGTCTGCTCAATTCCGATTCTTCGATCAATAAATGGTATCTTGGCAATATTATGCAGCATTCTTATATATGAGATTATCACCAATTTGAGACCGACCCTTGATGAGAGAAAAGCAACCGTGTATGCTGTGGTCCTATCTATGTATCCTCTCCATTGGTTCTTCACTTTTCTCTATTATACAGATGTTGCATCACTTACTGCAGTTCTTGCTATGTATCTTGCCTGTTTGAGGAAGAATTATTGGTTCAGTGGATTG CTTGGTGCCCTGGCAGTTGTCATTCgacaaacaaatattatttggaTGCTTTTTGTTGCTTGCAGTGGGATTATAGATCTTACATTTGCTTGTAAGAGAGATAAAATAGATATAGGTGACGGTGATGCCTCAATCAAGTATTTAGGACAGCAAGCTTCCATGGATGGTGCTGTTTTCAGATCAAGcttgagaaagagaaaaattaatacGCCAGTAGATACTGGTATACAGCCAATGCCCACAAAAAATGCCTCTTCAAAAGCTTCTATATCAG GTTTAATTGATGAGATTGAGACCATATTTCTGACAGCTTTACATATAAAGTGGaagctttttgtttctttcattcctttttttatattattggcAGCCTTTGTTGCTTTTATCTATTGGAATGGAAGTATAGTTCTTG GCGCCAAAGAGGCTCATGGAGTTTCTCTGCATTTCGCACAGATCATGTATTTTGGCCTCTTTTCTGCTCTTCTTATGGCACCTTTGTATTTCAGTGTTAGTCAAGCTCTAGATCTATTCCATTCAATTTGGAGGAACAAGCCCCTTAGTTTCTTTCAAGCATTTATGGCTTTTATTGCTAGCTTCATCTCTGTTCATTTTTTCAG CATAGCTCATCCTTATCTCCTTGCTGATAATCGGCATTACACTTTCTATCTATGGCGGAAAGTCATCAAAGCCCACTGGTCATTTAAGTACCTTCTGGTTCCGCTTTATGTTTATTCATGGCTTTCCATCTTCGCTAGATTGG GAAAAGTTCAGAGGAAGATCTGGGTGCTGGCATTTTTTTTGGCTACCACAGCAGTTTTGGTTCCTGCTCCTTTGATTGAGTTTAGATACTTCACCATCCCATTCTTTTTCTTGATGCTTCATTCCCATGTTGATGATTACCAAAGTTGGTTTCTAATGGGACTTTTGTATATAGCCATCAATGTCTTCACAATGATGATGTTCTTGTACCGACCATTCCATTGGGACCATGAACCTGGGATTCAGAGGTTTATATGGTAG
- the LOC107430592 gene encoding dol-P-Glc:Glc(2)Man(9)GlcNAc(2)-PP-Dol alpha-1,2-glucosyltransferase isoform X2: MGRIAVAAIVSSWVIPISIIGNRIVSEPYMDEIFHIRQAQQYCKGNFRSWDPMITTPPGLYYLSLAHVASLFPGMFYLKAVSSFPEVCSIPILRSINGILAILCSILIYEIITNLRPTLDERKATVYAVVLSMYPLHWFFTFLYYTDVASLTAVLAMYLACLRKNYWFSGLLGALAVVIRQTNIIWMLFVACSGIIDLTFACKRDKIDIGDGDASIKYLGQQASMDGAVFRSSLRKRKINTPVDTGIQPMPTKNASSKASISGAKEAHGVSLHFAQIMYFGLFSALLMAPLYFSVSQALDLFHSIWRNKPLSFFQAFMAFIASFISVHFFSIAHPYLLADNRHYTFYLWRKVIKAHWSFKYLLVPLYVYSWLSIFARLGKVQRKIWVLAFFLATTAVLVPAPLIEFRYFTIPFFFLMLHSHVDDYQSWFLMGLLYIAINVFTMMMFLYRPFHWDHEPGIQRFIW, encoded by the exons ATGGGTAGAATAGCTGTTGCAGCGATTGTGAGCTCTTGGGTAATTCCCATTTCCATAATTGGGAATCGCATTGTGTCTGAACCTTACATG GATGAGATCTTCCACATACGTCAGGCCCAACAGTACTGCAAAGGCAATTTCAGAAGTTGGGACCCCATGATTACCACTCCTCCTGGCTT GTACTATCTTTCACTTGCCCATGTTGCTTCTTTGTTTCCAGGCATGTTTTACTTAAAAGCAGTATCTTCATTCCCTGAAGTCTGCTCAATTCCGATTCTTCGATCAATAAATGGTATCTTGGCAATATTATGCAGCATTCTTATATATGAGATTATCACCAATTTGAGACCGACCCTTGATGAGAGAAAAGCAACCGTGTATGCTGTGGTCCTATCTATGTATCCTCTCCATTGGTTCTTCACTTTTCTCTATTATACAGATGTTGCATCACTTACTGCAGTTCTTGCTATGTATCTTGCCTGTTTGAGGAAGAATTATTGGTTCAGTGGATTG CTTGGTGCCCTGGCAGTTGTCATTCgacaaacaaatattatttggaTGCTTTTTGTTGCTTGCAGTGGGATTATAGATCTTACATTTGCTTGTAAGAGAGATAAAATAGATATAGGTGACGGTGATGCCTCAATCAAGTATTTAGGACAGCAAGCTTCCATGGATGGTGCTGTTTTCAGATCAAGcttgagaaagagaaaaattaatacGCCAGTAGATACTGGTATACAGCCAATGCCCACAAAAAATGCCTCTTCAAAAGCTTCTATATCAG GCGCCAAAGAGGCTCATGGAGTTTCTCTGCATTTCGCACAGATCATGTATTTTGGCCTCTTTTCTGCTCTTCTTATGGCACCTTTGTATTTCAGTGTTAGTCAAGCTCTAGATCTATTCCATTCAATTTGGAGGAACAAGCCCCTTAGTTTCTTTCAAGCATTTATGGCTTTTATTGCTAGCTTCATCTCTGTTCATTTTTTCAG CATAGCTCATCCTTATCTCCTTGCTGATAATCGGCATTACACTTTCTATCTATGGCGGAAAGTCATCAAAGCCCACTGGTCATTTAAGTACCTTCTGGTTCCGCTTTATGTTTATTCATGGCTTTCCATCTTCGCTAGATTGG GAAAAGTTCAGAGGAAGATCTGGGTGCTGGCATTTTTTTTGGCTACCACAGCAGTTTTGGTTCCTGCTCCTTTGATTGAGTTTAGATACTTCACCATCCCATTCTTTTTCTTGATGCTTCATTCCCATGTTGATGATTACCAAAGTTGGTTTCTAATGGGACTTTTGTATATAGCCATCAATGTCTTCACAATGATGATGTTCTTGTACCGACCATTCCATTGGGACCATGAACCTGGGATTCAGAGGTTTATATGGTAG
- the LOC107430571 gene encoding cyclin-dependent protein kinase inhibitor SMR3 isoform X1 yields the protein MYSGFNQISFLNMSGSNTFLVKDEKKYIESDVLKAPKMELKDGSCGSTTALSCEERRRLIPLSTEGEFKVKEDNDNDDDDDDDDGFKTPTSLDHKIPETKQCPLAPRKPKTLPPPRKRKLSPSIREDFSEEVESIFSPLLLSDLHSKNKKARRDEVE from the coding sequence ATGTATTCTGGATTCAACCAGATCTCTTTCCTAAACATGTCGGGTTCGAATACATTTTTGGTCAAAGATGAGAAGAAATATATTGAATCCGACGTTTTGAAAGCGCCGAAAATGGAATTGAAAGATGGTAGCTGTGGGAGTACCACTGCACTTTCTTGTGAAGAACGACGTCGTTTGATACCCCTTTCGACTGAAGGAGAATTTAAGGTAAAGGAAGATAATGAcaatgacgatgatgatgatgatgatgatggattcAAGACTCCAACTTCTTTGGATCACAAAATCCCGGAGACCAAACAATGTCCGCTAGCTCCTAGAAAACCCAAAACTCTCCCACCGCCGAGAAAAAGAAAGCTATCTCCTAGTATTCGAGAAGATTTTTCGGAAGAAGTTGAATCAATCTTCTCCCCGCTTCTTCTTTCTGATCTGCACAGCAAGAATAAGAAAGCTCGACGAGACGAGGTCGAGTAG
- the LOC107430571 gene encoding cyclin-dependent protein kinase inhibitor SMR3 isoform X2, producing the protein MISFLNMSGSNTFLVKDEKKYIESDVLKAPKMELKDGSCGSTTALSCEERRRLIPLSTEGEFKVKEDNDNDDDDDDDDGFKTPTSLDHKIPETKQCPLAPRKPKTLPPPRKRKLSPSIREDFSEEVESIFSPLLLSDLHSKNKKARRDEVE; encoded by the exons ATG ATCTCTTTCCTAAACATGTCGGGTTCGAATACATTTTTGGTCAAAGATGAGAAGAAATATATTGAATCCGACGTTTTGAAAGCGCCGAAAATGGAATTGAAAGATGGTAGCTGTGGGAGTACCACTGCACTTTCTTGTGAAGAACGACGTCGTTTGATACCCCTTTCGACTGAAGGAGAATTTAAGGTAAAGGAAGATAATGAcaatgacgatgatgatgatgatgatgatggattcAAGACTCCAACTTCTTTGGATCACAAAATCCCGGAGACCAAACAATGTCCGCTAGCTCCTAGAAAACCCAAAACTCTCCCACCGCCGAGAAAAAGAAAGCTATCTCCTAGTATTCGAGAAGATTTTTCGGAAGAAGTTGAATCAATCTTCTCCCCGCTTCTTCTTTCTGATCTGCACAGCAAGAATAAGAAAGCTCGACGAGACGAGGTCGAGTAG
- the LOC107430592 gene encoding dol-P-Glc:Glc(2)Man(9)GlcNAc(2)-PP-Dol alpha-1,2-glucosyltransferase isoform X1, whose translation MGRIAVAAIVSSWVIPISIIGNRIVSEPYMDEIFHIRQAQQYCKGNFRSWDPMITTPPGLYYLSLAHVASLFPGMFYLKAVSSFPEVCSIPILRSINGILAILCSILIYEIITNLRPTLDERKATVYAVVLSMYPLHWFFTFLYYTDVASLTAVLAMYLACLRKNYWFSGLLGALAVVIRQTNIIWMLFVACSGIIDLTFACKRDKIDIGDGDASIKYLGQQASMDGAVFRSSLRKRKINTPVDTGIQPMPTKNASSKASISGLIDEIETIFLTALHIKWKLFVSFIPFFILLAAFVAFIYWNGSIVLGAKEAHGVSLHFAQIMYFGLFSALLMAPLYFSVSQALDLFHSIWRNKPLSFFQAFMAFIASFISVHFFSIAHPYLLADNRHYTFYLWRKVIKAHWSFKYLLVPLYVYSWLSIFARLGKVQRKIWVLAFFLATTAVLVPAPLIEFRYFTIPFFFLMLHSHVDDYQSWFLMGLLYIAINVFTMMMFLYRPFHWDHEPGIQRFIW comes from the exons ATGGGTAGAATAGCTGTTGCAGCGATTGTGAGCTCTTGGGTAATTCCCATTTCCATAATTGGGAATCGCATTGTGTCTGAACCTTACATG GATGAGATCTTCCACATACGTCAGGCCCAACAGTACTGCAAAGGCAATTTCAGAAGTTGGGACCCCATGATTACCACTCCTCCTGGCTT GTACTATCTTTCACTTGCCCATGTTGCTTCTTTGTTTCCAGGCATGTTTTACTTAAAAGCAGTATCTTCATTCCCTGAAGTCTGCTCAATTCCGATTCTTCGATCAATAAATGGTATCTTGGCAATATTATGCAGCATTCTTATATATGAGATTATCACCAATTTGAGACCGACCCTTGATGAGAGAAAAGCAACCGTGTATGCTGTGGTCCTATCTATGTATCCTCTCCATTGGTTCTTCACTTTTCTCTATTATACAGATGTTGCATCACTTACTGCAGTTCTTGCTATGTATCTTGCCTGTTTGAGGAAGAATTATTGGTTCAGTGGATTG CTTGGTGCCCTGGCAGTTGTCATTCgacaaacaaatattatttggaTGCTTTTTGTTGCTTGCAGTGGGATTATAGATCTTACATTTGCTTGTAAGAGAGATAAAATAGATATAGGTGACGGTGATGCCTCAATCAAGTATTTAGGACAGCAAGCTTCCATGGATGGTGCTGTTTTCAGATCAAGcttgagaaagagaaaaattaatacGCCAGTAGATACTGGTATACAGCCAATGCCCACAAAAAATGCCTCTTCAAAAGCTTCTATATCAG GTTTAATTGATGAGATTGAGACCATATTTCTGACAGCTTTACATATAAAGTGGaagctttttgtttctttcattcctttttttatattattggcAGCCTTTGTTGCTTTTATCTATTGGAATGGAAGTATAGTTCTTG GCGCCAAAGAGGCTCATGGAGTTTCTCTGCATTTCGCACAGATCATGTATTTTGGCCTCTTTTCTGCTCTTCTTATGGCACCTTTGTATTTCAGTGTTAGTCAAGCTCTAGATCTATTCCATTCAATTTGGAGGAACAAGCCCCTTAGTTTCTTTCAAGCATTTATGGCTTTTATTGCTAGCTTCATCTCTGTTCATTTTTTCAG CATAGCTCATCCTTATCTCCTTGCTGATAATCGGCATTACACTTTCTATCTATGGCGGAAAGTCATCAAAGCCCACTGGTCATTTAAGTACCTTCTGGTTCCGCTTTATGTTTATTCATGGCTTTCCATCTTCGCTAGATTGG GAAAAGTTCAGAGGAAGATCTGGGTGCTGGCATTTTTTTTGGCTACCACAGCAGTTTTGGTTCCTGCTCCTTTGATTGAGTTTAGATACTTCACCATCCCATTCTTTTTCTTGATGCTTCATTCCCATGTTGATGATTACCAAAGTTGGTTTCTAATGGGACTTTTGTATATAGCCATCAATGTCTTCACAATGATGATGTTCTTGTACCGACCATTCCATTGGGACCATGAACCTGGGATTCAGAGGTTTATATGGTAG